In Onychostoma macrolepis isolate SWU-2019 chromosome 04, ASM1243209v1, whole genome shotgun sequence, one DNA window encodes the following:
- the psmc2 gene encoding 26S proteasome regulatory subunit 7: MPDYLGTEQRKVKEEEKEDKPIRALDEGDIALLKTYGQSTYSRQIKQVEDDIQQLLKKINELTGIKESDTGLAPPALWDLAADKQTLQSEQPLQVARCTKIINSDSEDPKYIINVKQFAKFVVDLSDQVAPTDIEEGMRVGVDRNKYQIHIPLPPKIDPTVTMMQVEEKPDVTYSDVGGCKEQIEKLREVVETPLLHPERFVNLGIEPPKGVLLFGPPGTGKTLCARAVANRTDACFIRVIGSELVQKYVGEGARMVRELFEMARTKKACLIFFDEIDAIGGARFDDGAGGDNEVQRTMLELINQLDGFDPRGNIKVLMATNRPDTLDPALMRPGRLDRKIEFSLPDLEGRTHIFKIHARSMSVERDIRFELLARLCPNSTGAEIRSVCTEAGMFAIRARRKIATEKDFLEAVNKVIKSYAKFSATPRYMTYN; encoded by the exons ATGCCTGATTATTTAGGAACCGAGCAACGCAAAGTAAAAGAAGAGGAGAAAGAAGACAAACCAATTCGAG CGTTGGATGAAGGAGATATTGCACTCCTGAAAACCTAT GGGCAAAGCACATATTCCAGACAGATTAAACAAGTGGAAGATGATATTCAACAACTtctgaagaaaataaatgagCTCACAG GTATTAAAGAGTCTGATACAGGTCTGGCTCCTCCGGCATTATGGGATCTGGCTGCAGACAAACAGACTCTTCAGAGTGAACAGCCACTGCAGGTGGCCAG aTGCACCAAGATAATCAACTCTGACTCTGAGGATCCAAAGTAcattattaatgtaaaacagTTTGCCAAGTTTGTGGTGGACCTGAGCGATCAGGTCGCTCCAACTGACATTGAGGAAGGAATGAGGGTTGG GGTTGACAGGAATAAGTATCAGATACATATTCCACTGCCACCCAAAATCGATCCTACTGTGACTATGATGCAG GTGGAGGAGAAGCCTGATGTGACCTACAGTGATGTTGGAGGCTGCAAAGAGCAGATCGAGAAGCTGAGAGAAGTGGTTGAGACCCCTCTGCTCCAT CCTGAGCGCTTTGTGAACCTGGGTATTGAGCCTCCAAAGGGTGTGTTGCTGTTTGGGCCACCTGGTACAGGGAAAACCCTGTGTGCCCGAGCTGTGGCTAACCGCACTGATGCCTGCTTCATCCGAGTCATCGGATCCGAGCTGGTTCAGAAGTATGTAGGAGAG GGTGCCAGGATGGTTCGTGAACTGTTTGAGATGGCAAGGACCAAGAAAGCCTGTCTGAtcttttttgatgaaattgACGCCATTGGAG GAGCCCGTTTTGATGATGGAGCTGGAGGAGATAATGAAGTGCAGAGAACCATGCTGGAGCTGATCAACCAGCTGGATGGATTCGATCCCAGAGGAAACATTAAAGTCCTGATGGCCACCAACAGACCAGACACCCTGGATCCTGCTCTGATGAGACCCGGCCGTCTGGACAGAAAGATTGAGTTCAGCCTGCCTGACTTGGAA GGACGTACTCACATCTTCAAGATTCATGCGCGCTCTATGAGTGTGGAAAGAGATATCCGCTTCGAGCTTCTTGCACGTCTTTGTCCTAACAGCACAG gtGCTGAGATTCGCAGTGTGTGTACAGAGGCAGGAATGTTTGCCATCAGAGCTCGTAGAAAAATTGCTACAGAGAAAGACTTTCTGGAGGCTGTGAACAAGGTCATCAAATCCTACGCTAAATTCAGCGCCACCCCTCGCTACATGACTTACAACTAA
- the slc26a5 gene encoding prestin, with product MEHVTASEQTSATLMYRVERPVFNEGYIDSELLHRKKRTPKSFQRRIAEHLRCSSDKAKSVVFGFLPILTWLPSYPLKQYLFGDIVSGISTGVMQLPQGLAYAMLAAVPPVFGLYSSFYPVLLYTFFGTSKHISIGTFAVISLMIGGVAVREAPDSMFAVNGTNASQVVDFEARDARRVEVVVALTTLVGIIQFVLGLLRFGFLAIYLTEPLVRGFTTAAAVHVSVSQIKYLLGVHTARFNGPLSVVYSLDALFRNIASTNVVTLIIGLVCMVFLYFVKDLNERFKKKLPIPIPGEIIVVIMSTGISYGMVMSENYGVEVVGKIPTGLLPPKIPDFSVFPNLFPDAFAIAVVGFSIAISLAKTFALKHGYSVDGNQELIALGLCNFMSSFFHTFVVTASMSRSMVQESTGGHTEIAGLLASLLVLLVVVAIGFVFQPLPTTVLAAIIMVNLLGMFKQLKDIPALWRTSKIELAIWMVSFFASVLLGLDYGLVVAMGFAILTVIYRTQCPKNALLGQIPDTGLYFDVDEYEEAEECSGIKIFQSNTSIYFANSDLYVSALKAKTGIDPAQLLSGRKSQLKYAKRDNGERKAVNHCSPAKKNAVVLLDVELGVTHEVVAGPKKQMDHVYTNGQMNENHTESESEDDFFLQRLTPIHTIILDFTPVNFIDSVGAKTIKSVIKEFATVDVKVVLAGCSRTLLSDLRTLKFFCEPVTPDLIFPTIHDAVLHSKRSRDVPVCPDVQ from the exons ATGGAGCACGTAACTGCTAGTGAGCAAACGTCCGCTACACTGATGTACCGCGTGGAACGTCCCGTATTCAATGAAGGCTATATTGACTCAGAGCTTCTGCATAGGAAGAAGAGGACACCCAAGTCCTTTCAACGGAGAATAGCTGAGCATCTCCG CTGTTCGTCTGATAAAGCCAAATCTGTTGTATTTGGTTTTCTGCCTATTTTAACATGGCTGCCATCATATCCACTAAAGCAATACTTGTTTGGAGACATAGTTTCTGGCATCAGCACGGGTGTAATGCAGCTACCTCAAG GTCTTGCATATGCGATGTTGGCAGCTGTTCCTCCAGTGTTTGGTTTATATTCATCGTTTTATCCCGTACTATTATACACATTCTTTGGTACCTCCAAACATATATCAATAG gTACTTTCGCAGTAATCAGTCTGATGATTGGCGGGGTTGCTGTAAGGGAGGCCCCGGACTCTATGTTTGCAGTCAACGGGACCAACGCTTCACAGGTTGTGGATTTTGAGGCTCGTGATGCCAGAAGAGTGGAGGTGGTTGTAGCTCTGACCACCCTAGTAGGAATCATTCAG TTTGTTCTGGGTCTGCTGAGATTTGGCTTCCTGGCGATTTACCTCACTGAACCGCTGGTGCGAGGTTTCACCACAGCTGCCGCTGTGCACGTCTCTGTGTCGCAGATCAAGTACCTGCTGGGAGTGCACACTGCGCGCTTCAACGGGCCACTCTCTGTAGTATAT AGTCTTGATGCTCTCTTCAGGAACATTGCAAGCACTAATGTTGTTACGCTAATTATTGGACTGGTGTGTATGGTGTTCCTGTACTTCGTCAAAGATCTCAATGAACGCTTCAAAAAGAAGCTACCCATCCCAATACCTGGAGAAATCATTGTG GTAATTATGTCCACTGGAATCTCGTATGGGATGGTTATGTCTGAAAACTATGGAGTAGAAGTTGTGGGTAAAATTCCCACAGG gtTGCTGCCACCCAAGATTCCAGACTTCTCGGTCTTTCCTAACCTCTTCCCAGACGCCTTCGCTATAGCTGTTGTTGGCTTCTCAATTGCAATATCATTAGCCAAAACCTTTGCTCTTAAGCATGGCTACAGTGTGGATGGAAATCAG GAGCTCATCGCACTGGGACTTTGTAACTTTATGAGTTCATTCTTCCACACGTTTGTTGTTACCGCCTCAATGTCTCGCAGCATGGTACAGGAGAGCACAGGAGGACATACTGAA ATTGCAGGACTCTTGGCGTCCTTACTTGTGCTACTGGTGGTGGTGGCCATTGGATTTGTCTTTCAGCCATTACCTACA ACGGTGTTGGCTGCTATCATCATGGTCAATCTCCTTGGGATGTTTAAGCAATTGAAAGACATTCCTGCATTATGGAGAACCAGCAAGATCGAACTG GCGATTTGGATGGTGTCCTTTTTTGCATCAGTTCTTCTGGGTCTGGATTATGGTCTGGTGGTTGCCATGGGTTTTGCCATACTCACAGTTATTTACAGAACACAATG ccCTAAAAATGCTCTTCTTGGACAAATCCCAGATACAGGACTGTACTTTGATGTGGATGAGTATGAAGAg GCTGAGGAATGCTCAGGGATTAAGATTTTTCAGTCCAATACTTCCATATACTTTGCAAACAGTGACCTGTATGTGAGCGCCCTCAAGGCAAAG ACTGGAATTGACCCAGCACAACTGCTCTCTGGCAGGAAATCACAGCTAAAATATGCGAAAAGAGACAACGGGGAGAGGAAGGCTGTAAACCACTGCTCTCCAGCGAAGAAAAATGCAGTTGTCTTATTG GATGTGGAGCTGGGCGTCACTCATGAGGTGGTGGCTGGGCCGAAGAAGCAGATGGATCATGTGTATACCAATGGCCAGATGAATGAGAACCACACTGAGTCTGAATCTGAGGATGACTTCTTTCTCCAGCGTCTAACCCCCATTCACACCATCATACTGGACTTTACTCCTGTTAACTTTATTGACTCAGTAGGAGCCAAAACCATTAAATCA GTGATAAAGGAGTTTGCAACAGTCGATGTAAAAGTTGTGCTTGCTGGATGTAGCA GGACTCTTCTCTCTGATCTCAGGACACTAAAATTCTTCTGTGAGCCCGTGACCCCTGACCTCATTTTCCCCACCATTCATGACGCAGTGTTGCATAGTAAGCGCTCGAGGGATGTCCCCGTCTGCCCTGACGTCCAGTGA